In bacterium, the DNA window GGGAATCGATGACGATGACGGTTTCGTATGTACGCAAGTTACTCCTCCTTGGTGATTCGCTGTTAAAGGGTGATGTGGTTGAATTGATTCATAGCGGCATCGATGCCGTCTTGGATAAATACGCCGATCGCCCGAACGCTGGCCTCCAGCACCGCATCCACCAGCGGCCACTCTTTCCGGGAAAATTTGGCCAGAACGAAATCAGCCAGTTCTTTCGGCTGCTCTTCGTTGCGAATGCCGATGCGCAGCCGGCTGAACGCACTGGTCGACAGATGTTCGATGATCGACGCCAGCCCCTTGTGACCGCCGGCGCTGCCTTGCGGCCGCAGCCGCAGGCGTCCCAGTGGCAGGTCGTTGTCGTCCAGCA includes these proteins:
- a CDS encoding peptidyl-tRNA hydrolase — its product is LDDNDLPLGRLRLRPQGSAGGHKGLASIIEHLSTSAFSRLRIGIRNEEQPKELADFVLAKFSRKEWPLVDAVLEASVRAIGVFIQDGIDAAMNQFNHITL